Proteins encoded in a region of the Helicobacter colisuis genome:
- the cas2 gene encoding CRISPR-associated endonuclease Cas2, which produces MRILLMFDMPTKSKKDQKNATKFRNALIKLGFFMMQFSVYVRICKGLMSAKSTIKSIEKILPPCGNIRVLIITEKQFDNMQILLGEASFNEQINNNKNLTLFEWNENTQDYKYSKESIK; this is translated from the coding sequence ATGCGGATATTACTAATGTTTGATATGCCAACAAAAAGCAAAAAAGATCAAAAAAATGCTACAAAATTTAGAAACGCATTAATAAAGCTTGGTTTTTTTATGATGCAATTTAGCGTTTATGTAAGAATCTGCAAAGGGTTAATGTCTGCCAAAAGCACCATAAAATCTATAGAAAAGATTTTACCACCTTGTGGAAATATAAGGGTTTTAATAATAACAGAAAAGCAATTTGATAATATGCAAATACTTTTAGGAGAAGCATCTTTCAATGAGCAAATAAATAATAACAAAAACTTAACGCTTTTTGAATGGAATGAAAATACACAAGATTATAAATATTCTAAAGAAAGCATAAAATAA
- a CDS encoding 6-hydroxymethylpterin diphosphokinase MptE-like protein: protein MGIIEFLEKSSCEEIEAFCSQRFKENLNFFQVNYPNLFAALQEPFKEYQLYIGKEGLNIINTLNNSLMFPLDKGYSTMLLVHKNCAFNPPINEKWNRVYGSDISIMNEDFPYSSILVNGILDFVAKNGGVDSYHLPSDFLPNISLFGLGGGIFLQALVEKYNKFNNFFIFEESLDLFRIACFFVDFATLFYKTENKGGYIFIESLMKKDYALSFFLMRRISTSVMRLELMMYQTPLNMSARSIVHELHLQSLRGWGTYEDEMIGIRNKKSFPLLPMLVEPKRINAPICVIANGPSLDYLLPFIKTNQNKMILFSCGTALKPLLAAGIKPDFQIEIERHHYLGEVLREAPLGDIPLLCASVLTKEAKELAKEIYLFERDGSSAANLNEPKFKVKFTAPLVGNAGASLASYLGSDVILCGLDCGYKKGAKKHAKNSYYGEEKEEIPQGAYQVRGNFSEDIYSDALYSLSRNALEEAFRTLKPFNILNLNDGAYIQGATPIHYEDFELKGINKKEALEQLKSLFKDPKAEKFYTRDSQLYIFEILAFKNTIGDLFKAKVSNKKSLFSAVDKIFEAIAQTSQKNAFIGILFGGTLSHFLYHLVLGSLHLPYDNMEDLWRKAGELYGKAMEKMVENLRETIIGTQIAL from the coding sequence ATGGGAATTATAGAATTTTTAGAAAAGAGTAGTTGTGAGGAGATTGAAGCATTTTGCTCTCAAAGATTTAAGGAAAATTTGAATTTTTTTCAAGTTAATTATCCTAATCTTTTTGCAGCTTTGCAAGAGCCCTTTAAAGAATATCAGCTCTACATTGGCAAAGAAGGCTTAAATATCATTAACACACTTAATAACTCTTTGATGTTTCCCTTAGATAAGGGTTATTCAACGATGCTTTTGGTGCATAAAAATTGTGCCTTTAATCCGCCAATTAATGAAAAGTGGAATCGTGTCTATGGTAGCGATATTTCTATAATGAATGAAGATTTTCCTTATAGTTCAATTTTGGTTAATGGAATTTTGGATTTTGTAGCCAAAAATGGCGGTGTTGATTCTTACCACTTGCCTTCAGATTTTTTGCCCAATATTAGTCTTTTTGGGCTTGGGGGTGGAATCTTCTTGCAAGCATTAGTGGAGAAATACAATAAATTTAACAATTTTTTTATTTTTGAAGAATCGCTAGATTTGTTTAGAATTGCTTGTTTTTTTGTAGATTTTGCAACTTTATTTTACAAGACAGAAAATAAGGGTGGATACATTTTTATTGAAAGCTTGATGAAAAAAGATTATGCCCTAAGCTTTTTTTTGATGCGAAGAATCAGCACTTCTGTGATGCGTTTAGAATTAATGATGTATCAAACTCCTCTTAATATGAGTGCTCGATCTATTGTGCATGAATTGCACTTGCAATCTCTTAGGGGTTGGGGGACTTATGAGGATGAAATGATAGGAATTAGAAATAAAAAAAGTTTTCCACTTTTGCCTATGTTAGTGGAGCCAAAACGCATTAATGCTCCTATTTGCGTGATTGCTAATGGACCAAGTTTAGATTATTTACTCCCTTTTATTAAGACTAATCAAAATAAAATGATTCTTTTTAGTTGTGGAACAGCGCTAAAACCACTTTTGGCTGCTGGAATCAAACCAGATTTTCAAATTGAAATTGAAAGGCATCATTATTTGGGGGAGGTTTTAAGGGAAGCTCCACTTGGTGATATTCCCTTGCTTTGTGCTTCAGTGCTAACTAAAGAAGCTAAAGAATTAGCAAAAGAAATTTATTTGTTTGAAAGAGATGGTTCTAGTGCTGCAAATTTAAATGAGCCCAAATTTAAAGTCAAATTTACAGCACCGCTAGTGGGGAATGCTGGAGCCTCTTTGGCGAGTTATTTAGGTAGTGATGTAATTTTGTGTGGGCTTGATTGTGGGTATAAAAAGGGCGCTAAGAAACATGCCAAAAATTCTTATTATGGAGAAGAAAAAGAAGAGATTCCACAAGGCGCTTATCAAGTAAGGGGTAATTTTAGTGAGGATATTTATTCAGATGCTCTTTATTCCCTCTCAAGAAATGCGCTAGAAGAAGCCTTTAGAACCCTTAAGCCTTTTAATATTTTAAACTTAAATGATGGTGCTTATATTCAAGGGGCTACACCCATACATTATGAAGATTTTGAGCTAAAAGGAATCAACAAAAAGGAGGCTTTGGAGCAACTAAAATCACTTTTTAAAGATCCTAAAGCAGAGAAATTTTATACTAGAGATTCTCAGCTTTATATTTTTGAGATTCTTGCTTTTAAAAACACAATTGGAGATTTATTTAAAGCAAAAGTAAGTAACAAAAAAAGTCTTTTTAGTGCGGTAGATAAAATCTTTGAGGCAATCGCACAAACTTCCCAGAAAAATGCTTTTATAGGGATTTTATTTGGAGGGACTTTAAGTCATTTTCTTTATCATTTAGTGTTGGGTAGTTTGCATTTGCCTTATGATAATATGGAAGATCTTTGGAGAAAGGCAGGAGAATTGTATGGTAAGGCAATGGAAAAAATGGTGGAGAATCTAAGGGAAACAATAATTGGAACGCAGATTGCTTTATAG
- a CDS encoding tRNA1(Val) (adenine(37)-N6)-methyltransferase has product MQIYQPKEGYCYNSDTLFLYDFVLKSLKPKKQVLEVGSGSGVLGLLCAREVEMNLAMIEKNPKMLELCQHNLRVNKIRANLIGGDFLEYDFLDLKFDYILSNPPFYHNGVIRSKNSDICLARYEENLPFSAMVKKINTLLKPQGEFIFCYDSRESFKVFGILFEFKIRPIVVRYVHPRESEEATLLLCRAKKNSKSQMRILPPLLTHWNNEFSKEVQEIYKCAHTWSIKC; this is encoded by the coding sequence ATGCAAATTTATCAGCCCAAAGAGGGATATTGTTATAATAGTGATACTTTATTTTTGTATGATTTTGTATTAAAATCTCTTAAGCCTAAAAAGCAGGTTTTGGAAGTGGGTTCTGGTAGTGGTGTGCTTGGACTTCTTTGTGCAAGAGAAGTGGAAATGAATTTAGCTATGATTGAGAAAAATCCCAAAATGCTAGAGCTGTGCCAACATAATCTTAGAGTAAATAAAATTAGAGCTAATTTGATAGGCGGGGATTTTTTAGAATATGATTTTTTAGATTTGAAGTTTGATTATATTCTTAGTAATCCTCCCTTTTATCATAATGGCGTGATTCGAAGTAAAAATAGTGATATTTGCCTTGCAAGATATGAAGAAAATCTACCCTTTAGCGCTATGGTTAAAAAAATAAATACCTTGTTAAAACCGCAAGGGGAATTTATTTTTTGCTATGATAGCAGGGAAAGTTTTAAGGTTTTTGGTATATTATTTGAATTTAAAATTAGACCCATTGTGGTGCGCTATGTGCATCCTAGAGAGAGTGAGGAAGCAACACTGCTACTTTGTAGGGCAAAAAAGAATTCTAAAAGTCAGATGCGAATCTTGCCTCCTCTTTTAACGCATTGGAATAATGAATTTTCAAAAGAAGTGCAAGAAATTTATAAGTGCGCTCATACTTGGAGTATTAAATGCTAA
- a CDS encoding uracil-DNA glycosylase family protein, which yields MQTLQRALLLQKLYLLKSIGFDYCNLQFQKPLQTQFPSQSPKNLNQIIKECQLCPQKLSPPHTGLCNPRSKLLFLTMTPLLDLQMRFVSKGALMLKKIIENVFALQLQEVSILSLLKCEIPKNTQDKCAKNCMGYFLKQLEFSQSKIIVILGEEVYSALTQDKTPYKDIQGKLLKWNGLKLFPTFSLTQLLRQPEFKIQAHKEFLTLKKDFYENN from the coding sequence GTGCAAACACTTCAAAGGGCATTACTTTTACAAAAACTTTATTTATTAAAATCCATTGGTTTTGATTATTGTAATTTGCAATTCCAAAAACCCTTACAAACTCAATTCCCAAGCCAAAGCCCAAAGAATCTTAATCAAATCATCAAAGAATGCCAACTCTGCCCACAAAAACTCTCCCCACCACACACAGGACTTTGCAATCCACGCTCAAAACTGCTTTTTTTAACTATGACGCCTCTTTTAGATTTGCAAATGCGCTTTGTCTCTAAAGGTGCGTTAATGTTAAAAAAAATTATCGAAAATGTCTTTGCACTCCAATTGCAGGAAGTCTCCATTCTCTCACTTCTTAAATGTGAGATTCCCAAAAATACACAAGATAAATGCGCTAAAAACTGCATGGGCTATTTCCTTAAGCAATTAGAATTTTCTCAAAGCAAAATCATTGTAATTTTAGGCGAAGAAGTCTATAGCGCCCTAACTCAAGACAAAACTCCCTACAAAGACATACAAGGCAAATTACTCAAATGGAACGGCTTAAAACTTTTTCCGACCTTTTCACTCACCCAGCTCTTAAGGCAACCAGAGTTTAAAATACAAGCTCATAAGGAATTTTTAACCCTTAAAAAGGATTTCTATGAAAACAATTAA
- a CDS encoding class I SAM-dependent methyltransferase, whose translation MLLEFLKHPKHTGSLYSSSQALSQAIVSNIDLQNANYIAEIGPGLGAFTQKILNLKSKESHYFAIEINPHFVKKLQEKFPHIEIEHKNANRILSIMRNKDIQHLDVIVSGIPWSLLKSKEQDLLLKNIHQALKKGGSFSTFAYVLPTPKALSFKKKLRKYFSQVKTSPIIWNNLPPAFVYYCKK comes from the coding sequence ATGCTTTTAGAATTTTTAAAACACCCAAAGCACACAGGCTCTCTTTATTCTAGTTCCCAAGCCCTAAGTCAAGCTATAGTTAGCAACATAGATCTTCAAAACGCAAATTACATTGCTGAAATTGGTCCAGGATTAGGCGCTTTTACTCAAAAGATTCTCAATCTCAAATCTAAAGAATCTCATTATTTTGCCATTGAAATTAATCCTCACTTTGTTAAAAAACTCCAAGAAAAATTTCCCCATATTGAAATAGAACACAAAAATGCCAACAGAATCCTTTCAATTATGCGCAATAAAGATATTCAACATCTTGATGTTATTGTCTCTGGAATTCCCTGGAGTTTGCTTAAATCAAAAGAACAAGATTTGCTTTTAAAAAATATTCATCAAGCCCTAAAAAAGGGAGGAAGTTTTTCTACCTTTGCTTATGTGCTCCCCACTCCTAAAGCCTTAAGCTTTAAAAAGAAACTTCGAAAATACTTTTCTCAAGTCAAAACTTCCCCTATTATTTGGAATAATCTACCACCTGCTTTTGTTTATTATTGTAAAAAGTAA
- a CDS encoding tetratricopeptide repeat protein: MLLKNKILIILVSGICLFLVLVGCLPKMQIDFSNNTYKEVENLEDMYIMQAYAALDLKLHDLAKENLTKAYELTQDKAYLKEIIGILMLKEEWNEAKKIALEYQKKYPKDEEMQQVLIEILGNMGDFRVANQEIQDLLKQDRSAQNLEIASSIYFLQNDYQKAIAYLRESYLLSGNEQIANKLASIYLLFLKDKNKAIRVYEEHIKKYGISQNIGERLALVYLEEKKVLDAARIYQNLYKATHDSKYARFVLEIYFKGNYFNQARKFLEQNPNIQSRDEFLLEIYRLTKEHKKAIALLQKLYAENGNVDYLALEAMLIYENAQNRNNIILLRQVTNKFEEVVKKSNNALYWNYYGYLLIDHSLDIKKGMQCVQEALKQEPKNPYFLDSLAWGYYKLNDCKNAQMVIGEIAQEDIQKEKEISEHFKLIQQCKIQ; this comes from the coding sequence GTGTTATTAAAAAATAAAATTTTAATTATTTTGGTAAGTGGAATCTGTTTGTTTTTAGTTTTGGTGGGTTGTTTGCCTAAAATGCAAATTGATTTTTCTAATAACACTTATAAGGAAGTTGAAAATTTAGAAGATATGTATATTATGCAAGCTTATGCAGCTTTGGATCTAAAGCTTCATGATTTAGCTAAAGAAAATCTAACTAAGGCTTATGAATTAACACAAGATAAAGCCTATTTAAAAGAAATCATTGGAATCTTAATGCTTAAAGAAGAGTGGAATGAGGCTAAAAAAATAGCTTTGGAATACCAAAAAAAATACCCTAAAGATGAGGAAATGCAGCAAGTATTAATTGAGATTTTAGGGAATATGGGAGACTTTAGAGTAGCTAATCAAGAGATTCAAGACCTACTCAAACAAGATAGAAGTGCTCAAAATTTAGAAATTGCATCTTCGATTTATTTTTTGCAAAATGATTATCAAAAAGCTATTGCCTATTTAAGAGAATCTTATTTGCTAAGTGGAAATGAACAGATTGCTAATAAGCTTGCTTCAATTTATTTACTTTTTTTGAAAGATAAAAATAAAGCAATTAGAGTTTATGAAGAACATATTAAAAAATATGGAATTTCACAAAATATTGGAGAGAGACTAGCTTTAGTTTATTTAGAAGAGAAAAAAGTTCTTGATGCAGCAAGAATCTATCAAAATCTCTATAAAGCAACTCACGATTCAAAATATGCTCGTTTTGTTTTAGAGATTTATTTTAAAGGTAATTATTTTAATCAAGCAAGAAAATTTTTGGAGCAAAATCCAAATATTCAATCAAGAGATGAATTTTTATTGGAAATTTATCGCCTTACAAAAGAACATAAAAAGGCTATAGCACTATTGCAAAAACTCTATGCAGAAAATGGTAATGTAGATTATCTTGCCTTAGAAGCAATGTTGATTTATGAAAATGCGCAGAATCGCAATAACATAATACTTTTAAGGCAAGTAACTAATAAATTTGAAGAAGTGGTAAAAAAATCCAATAATGCTTTATATTGGAATTATTATGGATATTTGCTAATTGATCATAGTTTGGATATAAAAAAAGGGATGCAATGTGTGCAAGAAGCTTTGAAGCAAGAACCAAAGAATCCTTACTTTTTAGATTCTTTAGCGTGGGGTTATTATAAACTTAATGATTGCAAAAATGCTCAAATGGTTATAGGTGAAATTGCGCAAGAGGATATTCAAAAAGAAAAAGAGATTTCTGAGCATTTTAAATTAATACAGCAATGTAAAATTCAATAA
- a CDS encoding ribose-phosphate pyrophosphokinase: MQNFKIFSGNAHREFSEKVAKSLDVELSNAEITRFSDGEINIRLCESVRGKEVFVIQPTCAPTNDNLMELLIMVDALKRSSAGSINVIMPYFGYARQDRKAAPRVPISAKLVADLLQCAGITRLITMDLHAGQIQGFFNIPVDNLYGSIVLKNYVASKNFPNPIIASPDIGGVARARYFAKLLGLEIVIVDKRREKANESEVMNIIGNVEGKNVILIDDMIDTAGTIIKAAEAFKKNGASSVIALGTHAVFSGPAYQRIQESSLDEIIITDTIPLKEKIEKIKVVSVAPLFAEVIRRINHNESVNSLFI; this comes from the coding sequence ATGCAAAATTTTAAAATTTTTAGTGGGAATGCGCATCGTGAGTTTTCCGAGAAAGTCGCAAAAAGTCTTGATGTGGAATTGTCTAATGCTGAAATTACGCGTTTTAGCGATGGAGAAATTAATATTAGGCTTTGTGAGAGTGTAAGAGGAAAAGAAGTCTTTGTGATTCAGCCCACTTGTGCGCCCACTAATGATAATTTAATGGAGCTACTTATTATGGTTGATGCACTCAAAAGAAGTTCTGCGGGTTCTATTAATGTTATTATGCCTTATTTTGGCTATGCAAGACAAGATAGAAAGGCTGCTCCAAGAGTGCCAATTAGCGCAAAATTAGTCGCGGATTTGTTGCAATGTGCTGGAATCACACGCCTTATTACAATGGATTTACATGCAGGGCAGATTCAAGGCTTTTTTAATATTCCTGTGGATAATCTCTATGGTTCTATTGTGTTAAAAAATTATGTTGCTTCCAAAAACTTCCCAAACCCAATCATTGCTAGTCCTGACATTGGCGGAGTAGCTCGCGCAAGATACTTTGCAAAACTTTTAGGGCTAGAAATTGTTATTGTAGATAAAAGACGCGAAAAGGCAAATGAAAGTGAAGTGATGAATATTATTGGAAATGTAGAAGGCAAAAATGTCATTTTAATTGACGATATGATTGACACTGCAGGGACTATCATAAAGGCTGCAGAAGCTTTTAAGAAAAATGGCGCAAGTAGTGTGATTGCATTAGGCACACACGCGGTTTTTAGCGGTCCTGCTTACCAAAGAATCCAAGAAAGCTCCCTTGATGAAATTATTATTACAGATACTATCCCTCTTAAAGAAAAAATAGAAAAAATTAAAGTCGTAAGCGTAGCACCTTTGTTTGCTGAAGTTATTAGAAGGATCAATCACAATGAAAGCGTTAATTCACTTTTTATTTAA
- the cas1 gene encoding type II CRISPR-associated endonuclease Cas1 yields the protein MAYDEAFKSILVSSKAKLSLELEHLVIQQDKNIAKIFLKDINFIILESLQATLTSKLLSTLAKHKIILLTCDEFHHINGIFSPFLGHFMSAKVAKMQIQVSLQRKAILWQKIIKNKISNQAHILRQAHHATESDDLFKLAKDVTLNDAKNIEAKAAILYFKTLFGKDFTREKICFINFALNYGYAIVRANIIRAVCISGLLPWYGIKHDNIYNDFNLCDDLIEVFRPLVDFYVLHLKAPKDCEFLDKENKQKLINILQKEVILENKTYPLNRAINFYVQNFKNALLENENLIKVKF from the coding sequence ATGGCTTACGATGAGGCTTTTAAGAGTATTTTGGTTTCAAGCAAGGCTAAATTAAGCCTTGAACTTGAACATCTTGTGATTCAACAAGATAAAAATATAGCCAAAATTTTTCTTAAAGATATTAATTTCATTATATTAGAATCACTCCAAGCAACCCTTACTTCAAAACTGCTTAGCACTTTAGCAAAACATAAAATTATCCTTTTAACTTGTGATGAATTTCATCATATTAATGGGATATTTTCTCCATTTCTAGGGCATTTTATGAGTGCAAAAGTCGCCAAAATGCAAATACAAGTCAGTTTGCAGAGAAAAGCGATTTTATGGCAAAAAATTATCAAAAATAAAATCTCCAATCAAGCCCATATCCTAAGACAAGCTCATCATGCAACAGAATCTGATGATCTTTTTAAATTAGCAAAAGATGTTACCCTAAATGATGCTAAGAATATAGAAGCAAAAGCTGCAATTTTATATTTTAAAACTTTATTTGGAAAAGACTTCACAAGAGAAAAGATATGTTTTATTAATTTTGCACTTAATTATGGTTATGCCATTGTAAGGGCTAATATTATTAGAGCAGTTTGCATAAGTGGGCTTCTACCTTGGTATGGAATAAAACATGATAATATCTACAATGATTTTAATCTTTGCGATGATTTAATTGAAGTTTTTAGACCATTAGTAGATTTTTATGTATTGCATTTAAAAGCTCCGAAAGATTGTGAATTTTTAGACAAAGAAAATAAGCAAAAACTAATCAACATATTGCAAAAAGAAGTAATATTAGAAAATAAAACCTACCCATTAAATAGAGCTATAAATTTCTATGTTCAAAATTTTAAAAATGCTTTATTAGAAAATGAAAATCTCATAAAGGTTAAATTCTAA
- a CDS encoding YkgJ family cysteine cluster protein — translation MLKAEGFLFDFDFTKCQECGGKCCKGESGYIFVTPNEIQKIAKSLQMDFESFALKYVKKVGYRYSLIEKKEAKGEGYACIFFDETKGQCQIYENRPKQCIKFPFWDCYKENFETLIEECIGVIKK, via the coding sequence ATGCTAAAGGCAGAGGGATTTTTATTTGATTTTGATTTCACAAAATGTCAAGAGTGCGGTGGAAAATGTTGCAAGGGAGAAAGTGGTTATATTTTTGTAACTCCAAATGAAATTCAAAAAATAGCAAAATCACTCCAAATGGATTTTGAGAGTTTTGCTCTAAAATATGTTAAAAAGGTTGGCTATCGTTATTCTTTAATTGAAAAAAAGGAAGCAAAAGGAGAAGGTTATGCCTGTATCTTTTTTGATGAAACAAAAGGACAATGTCAAATTTACGAGAATCGCCCAAAACAATGCATCAAATTTCCATTTTGGGATTGTTATAAAGAAAATTTTGAAACTTTGATAGAGGAATGTATCGGTGTTATTAAAAAATAA
- a CDS encoding LPP20 family lipoprotein — translation MVTKKTISLVLAGMLFGTSLFAAQVNTATTTTTEVSPIGNVSLQANRNSNVPTNLQGIEVGGDDIVIPNAPIITPSSIIEISAIGMGVAPESTLSPAQALALAKRAAIVDAYRQIGEKMYGIRVNAQDTVRDMVLKNSTVKTKVMAVIRNAEIIETIYKDGLCQVNMELKLDGKRWYRILTGENF, via the coding sequence ATGGTAACAAAAAAAACGATTTCATTAGTTTTAGCAGGAATGCTTTTTGGGACAAGTTTGTTTGCTGCGCAAGTTAATACAGCTACAACTACAACAACTGAAGTTAGCCCTATTGGCAATGTAAGTTTGCAGGCAAATAGAAATTCTAATGTGCCAACAAATTTACAAGGTATAGAAGTTGGTGGCGATGATATTGTGATTCCAAATGCACCTATTATCACACCTTCTAGTATTATTGAAATTAGCGCAATAGGTATGGGTGTTGCTCCAGAATCAACACTTTCTCCTGCACAAGCCTTAGCATTAGCTAAAAGAGCGGCAATTGTTGATGCATATAGACAGATTGGTGAGAAAATGTATGGGATCAGAGTAAATGCACAAGATACCGTTAGAGATATGGTATTAAAGAACTCTACGGTAAAAACTAAAGTAATGGCAGTGATTAGAAATGCTGAAATTATCGAGACTATTTATAAAGATGGTTTGTGCCAAGTTAATATGGAATTAAAGCTTGATGGAAAAAGATGGTATCGTATTTTAACAGGCGAAAATTTTTAA
- a CDS encoding peptidylprolyl isomerase, with protein sequence MKALIHFLFKLFLCYFILGVSLNAAESEKIQAILETTSGKITLDLFPEVAPKAVENFVTHINNGYYNGTIFHRTIRKFMIQGGDPTGTGSGGESIWGEDFEDEIAKGYTFDRAGILAMANSGPNTNGSQFFITTTRTPHLNGLHTIFGAISKDNQEESFKTLRKIEYSPTNSQDKPLKEQKIIKAYVIQ encoded by the coding sequence ATGAAAGCGTTAATTCACTTTTTATTTAAGCTTTTTCTTTGCTACTTTATTTTGGGAGTTTCACTCAATGCTGCAGAATCTGAAAAGATTCAAGCCATTTTAGAAACAACTTCAGGAAAAATTACTCTAGACTTATTCCCAGAAGTGGCGCCAAAAGCTGTGGAAAACTTTGTAACACACATTAATAATGGATATTATAATGGCACAATTTTTCATCGCACGATTCGCAAATTTATGATTCAAGGTGGCGATCCAACAGGAACAGGCAGTGGTGGAGAATCCATTTGGGGAGAAGATTTTGAAGACGAAATTGCTAAAGGCTATACCTTTGATAGAGCGGGGATTTTAGCTATGGCAAATTCAGGGCCAAATACCAATGGAAGTCAATTCTTCATCACCACCACAAGAACACCCCATTTAAATGGACTACACACAATCTTTGGAGCAATTAGCAAAGACAATCAAGAAGAAAGCTTCAAAACTCTAAGAAAAATTGAGTATTCTCCCACTAATTCTCAAGACAAGCCCCTCAAAGAGCAAAAAATCATTAAGGCTTATGTTATTCAATAA
- a CDS encoding SDR family NAD(P)-dependent oxidoreductase: MVVLVTGASVGFGREIAKIFAKNGHKVIALARRKEKLESLQKEIGNCAIIACDICDREALKLGLKSLPKEYQEIDVLVNNAGLALGLQRASECNIEDWDQMIEVNIKALTYITRLVLPQMVERKSGHIITIGSIAGRYHYPGSNVYGASKAFVRQFALNLRADLAGTNVRVSDIEPGLASDSEFSLVRFKGDIKQVEALYKDSNALKPQDVAEAVFWVATLPKHVNINILEMMPTSQSFAALNVYKDNKA, encoded by the coding sequence ATGGTTGTTTTAGTAACAGGAGCTTCTGTTGGTTTTGGTAGAGAGATTGCAAAGATTTTTGCAAAAAATGGGCATAAGGTAATTGCTCTAGCAAGACGCAAAGAAAAATTAGAATCATTGCAAAAAGAAATTGGGAATTGTGCAATAATAGCTTGTGATATTTGCGATAGAGAAGCCTTGAAATTAGGATTAAAATCACTACCTAAAGAATATCAAGAAATTGATGTTTTAGTGAATAATGCAGGATTAGCATTAGGACTTCAGAGAGCAAGTGAATGTAATATTGAAGATTGGGATCAGATGATTGAAGTAAATATTAAGGCTTTGACATATATAACGCGTCTTGTATTGCCACAAATGGTGGAGAGAAAAAGCGGTCATATTATTACTATAGGTTCGATTGCTGGTAGATATCATTATCCTGGGAGTAATGTTTATGGGGCAAGTAAGGCTTTTGTGCGACAATTTGCGCTTAATTTGAGAGCAGATTTAGCAGGAACAAATGTGAGAGTAAGCGATATTGAACCTGGACTTGCTAGTGATAGTGAATTTTCTTTGGTGCGATTTAAAGGGGATATAAAGCAAGTAGAAGCACTTTATAAAGATTCTAATGCACTTAAACCACAAGATGTTGCAGAGGCAGTTTTTTGGGTGGCAACTTTGCCAAAACACGTAAATATTAATATTTTAGAGATGATGCCAACTTCGCAAAGTTTTGCGGCATTAAATGTTTATAAAGATAACAAAGCCTAA
- a CDS encoding M48 family metallopeptidase, with amino-acid sequence MLPFKLKIIQKRNYKNLRMSFRDSSTLLISAPKHFTKKKCLEFLKQNQSWIEEQQQLWNQRLNLKLPNHQIFLFGEWQNIQNVEIQNAWRELHHSPIQKAQKTLINFYQNELDSYIQVQIPLFSTQMGLFPNRILYGKSYNQLACCYHKTKNLRFSLRLAFTPKWLINSIIIHELAHIRYPNHQKDFWNLINTYDQNPQKIHIWLREHQDLLLLLYQKIFKA; translated from the coding sequence ATGCTTCCTTTTAAGCTTAAGATTATTCAAAAGCGCAATTACAAAAACCTAAGAATGTCTTTTAGAGATTCTTCTACCTTGCTAATTAGTGCCCCAAAACACTTTACCAAAAAGAAATGTTTAGAGTTTTTAAAGCAAAATCAAAGCTGGATAGAAGAACAACAACAACTTTGGAATCAAAGGCTAAATCTAAAGCTACCTAATCATCAAATATTTCTTTTTGGAGAATGGCAGAATATCCAAAATGTGGAAATCCAAAATGCTTGGAGAGAATTGCACCACTCCCCAATCCAAAAAGCACAAAAAACTTTGATAAATTTTTATCAAAATGAGCTTGATTCTTATATTCAAGTCCAAATACCACTTTTCTCTACGCAAATGGGACTTTTTCCTAATAGAATCTTATATGGCAAAAGCTACAATCAACTTGCTTGCTGTTACCACAAAACCAAAAATCTTCGTTTTAGCCTAAGGCTTGCATTCACACCAAAATGGCTTATTAATTCAATTATTATCCACGAACTAGCTCATATTCGCTACCCCAATCACCAAAAAGATTTTTGGAATCTCATAAACACTTACGATCAAAATCCACAAAAGATTCACATTTGGCTTAGAGAACATCAGGATTTATTACTTCTTTTGTATCAAAAAATCTTTAAAGCTTAA